A window of the Actinobacillus genomosp. 1 genome harbors these coding sequences:
- the rsmE gene encoding 16S rRNA (uracil(1498)-N(3))-methyltransferase, which produces MRIPRIYHPELLANQTSCILSEDAANHVGRVLRMIEGDQIILFDGSNHIFHATLQAVGKKQIIAKIDGSELDNRESNLAIHLGQVISRGDRMEFTIQKSVELGVKIITPLWSERCGVKLNDERQDKKLQQWQKIAIAACEQCGRNEIPEIRPIMKLTDWCKEQDDMLKLNLHPRAKYTIRQLPNVPEAGVRLLIGSEGGLSAEEIAMTETEGFTEVLLGKRVLRTETASLAAITALQVCFGDI; this is translated from the coding sequence ATGCGCATTCCAAGAATTTACCATCCTGAATTATTAGCGAATCAAACCAGTTGTATTTTAAGTGAAGATGCGGCCAATCACGTCGGTCGCGTACTACGTATGATAGAAGGCGATCAAATTATTTTATTTGACGGCTCAAACCATATTTTTCACGCGACATTACAAGCGGTCGGAAAAAAGCAAATTATCGCAAAAATTGATGGCAGTGAATTGGATAATCGTGAATCCAATTTAGCGATCCATTTAGGGCAAGTGATTTCTCGCGGTGATCGAATGGAATTTACTATTCAAAAATCGGTTGAGTTAGGCGTAAAAATCATTACTCCGCTTTGGTCTGAACGTTGCGGGGTAAAACTGAACGATGAACGCCAAGATAAAAAACTACAGCAATGGCAAAAAATTGCGATTGCAGCTTGCGAACAATGCGGACGTAACGAAATTCCTGAAATTCGCCCGATTATGAAGCTGACCGACTGGTGTAAAGAACAAGATGATATGCTGAAATTAAATCTGCATCCTCGTGCGAAATACACCATTCGCCAGCTGCCGAATGTGCCTGAAGCCGGTGTGCGTTTATTAATCGGTTCGGAAGGCGGCTTATCCGCTGAAGAAATCGCAATGACCGAAACCGAAGGTTTCACCGAAGTTTTACTAGGTAAACGAGTCCTGCGCACGGAAACCGCCTCACTTGCGGCAATTACCGCTCTACAGGTTTGTTTTGGAGATATTTAA
- a CDS encoding YqgE/AlgH family protein yields the protein MLENLQGKFLIATPEIDDDYFDRTVIYICEHNNNGAMGLVINTPTDLSVLELITRMDFQMANQRNYHKDQMVLSGGPVSQDRGFIIHTKTEHEFLHSYRVTDNIFLTTSGDVLDSLGKPEAPEKFIVCLGCATWKPEQLEQEIARNYWLISEANDKTLFETGYLERWVEANEMLGISGVLARAGRA from the coding sequence ATGTTAGAAAATTTACAAGGCAAGTTTTTAATTGCAACGCCGGAAATTGATGACGATTACTTTGATCGTACCGTGATTTATATCTGCGAACATAACAATAATGGTGCGATGGGCTTAGTGATTAATACACCAACCGACTTATCCGTGTTGGAATTGATTACCCGTATGGATTTCCAAATGGCGAATCAGCGTAATTATCATAAGGATCAGATGGTCTTAAGCGGCGGGCCGGTCAGTCAAGATCGCGGCTTTATTATTCATACTAAAACCGAGCACGAATTTTTACATAGTTATCGCGTGACAGATAATATTTTTCTAACCACTTCCGGCGACGTATTAGATAGCCTAGGTAAACCGGAAGCGCCGGAAAAATTTATTGTTTGTTTAGGTTGTGCCACGTGGAAACCGGAACAACTCGAACAAGAAATCGCACGTAATTACTGGCTGATTTCCGAAGCGAACGACAAAACCTTATTCGAAACCGGTTATTTAGAACGTTGGGTGGAAGCAAATGAAATGCTCGGTATTTCAGGTGTGTTAGCCCGTGCCGGCAGAGCCTAA
- the ruvX gene encoding Holliday junction resolvase RuvX: MARTILAFDFGTYSIGCAVGQDITGTAQGLPSFKAQDGIPNWDQIEKVIKEWQPERLVVGLPLNMDGSEQPLTQRAKKFANRLNGRFNLPVELQDERLTTVSAKAEIFERGGYKALKKDKVDSISACLILESWFEAQ; this comes from the coding sequence ATGGCAAGAACAATTCTCGCATTTGATTTCGGTACTTACAGCATCGGTTGTGCGGTCGGACAAGATATTACCGGCACCGCACAGGGATTACCCTCTTTTAAAGCGCAAGACGGGATTCCGAACTGGGATCAAATTGAAAAAGTGATCAAAGAATGGCAACCGGAACGCTTAGTGGTCGGCTTACCGCTCAATATGGACGGCAGCGAACAACCGCTCACCCAAAGAGCGAAAAAATTTGCTAATCGCTTAAACGGACGTTTTAATTTGCCGGTTGAGCTACAAGACGAACGCCTTACAACAGTGTCAGCGAAAGCGGAAATCTTTGAACGAGGCGGTTACAAAGCCTTAAAGAAAGATAAAGTGGATTCGATTTCCGCCTGCTTAATTTTAGAAAGCTGGTTTGAAGCCCAATAA
- a CDS encoding histidine phosphatase family protein → MALNIYLVRHGKTVWNLEGRLQGSGDSPLVEEGIEGAKKAGRALKEVKFAAAYSSMQKRAQDTANYILAENNEKNIPHFHHFGLNEFDFGLWEGTKSVDLYSNDEYWTMKKTPAEYRAETNGGETYEDLYNRVIKVFNQIAQLHQDNENVLIVAHGMTLTVLTAVLRGLHWSECRDETKHSFVINTAINRAVVEHGKAELVEFNRTEHLA, encoded by the coding sequence ATGGCACTTAACATTTATTTAGTCCGCCACGGGAAAACCGTTTGGAATTTAGAAGGGCGTTTGCAAGGCTCAGGCGATTCACCTTTGGTTGAAGAAGGTATTGAAGGGGCAAAAAAAGCGGGTAGAGCGTTAAAAGAGGTTAAATTTGCCGCTGCCTATTCCAGTATGCAAAAACGTGCGCAAGATACCGCAAATTATATTTTGGCGGAAAATAACGAGAAGAACATTCCGCACTTTCACCATTTCGGTTTAAATGAGTTTGATTTTGGGCTTTGGGAAGGTACGAAATCGGTAGATTTATACTCAAATGACGAATATTGGACGATGAAAAAAACACCGGCGGAATATCGTGCGGAAACGAACGGAGGTGAAACTTACGAAGATCTTTATAATCGAGTGATTAAAGTGTTTAATCAAATTGCTCAGTTGCACCAAGATAATGAAAACGTATTAATCGTTGCACACGGTATGACATTAACTGTTCTTACGGCAGTATTAAGAGGCTTACATTGGTCGGAATGTCGTGACGAAACCAAACACAGTTTTGTGATTAACACTGCAATTAACCGGGCGGTCGTTGAGCATGGTAAGGCTGAATTAGTTGAGTTTAACCGCACGGAACATTTGGCTTAG
- a CDS encoding TIGR01621 family pseudouridine synthase, protein MTEKLTICFQHHDFVVIDKPVGVSVHKDEEAVGLTEKLAEQLQVEQVWLVHRLDKVTSGLLIFALNKQAAVHFYHLFEQHKIEKTYWALSDQKPKKKQGKISGDMQKSRNGAWKLCHSKQNPAVTQFVSHSLEPNLRHFILQPKTGKTHQLRVAMKSLGSPILGDQLYAGSQADRIYLHAYQLKFDYQGESFCIQSPPTSGQFWVKLCNVEHIENI, encoded by the coding sequence ATGACTGAAAAATTGACTATTTGCTTCCAACATCACGACTTTGTTGTGATTGATAAACCGGTCGGCGTGAGTGTACACAAAGACGAAGAAGCGGTCGGATTAACCGAAAAACTCGCCGAACAATTACAAGTGGAACAAGTGTGGCTGGTACATCGCTTAGATAAAGTCACGTCCGGCTTATTAATTTTCGCCTTGAACAAACAAGCTGCCGTACACTTTTATCACTTATTTGAACAACATAAAATCGAAAAAACCTATTGGGCGTTGAGCGATCAAAAACCGAAAAAGAAACAGGGTAAAATTAGCGGTGATATGCAAAAAAGCCGTAACGGCGCGTGGAAACTGTGCCATAGCAAACAGAATCCTGCCGTGACTCAATTTGTTTCGCATTCGCTTGAGCCAAATTTACGCCATTTTATTTTGCAACCGAAAACCGGTAAAACACATCAATTAAGGGTGGCGATGAAAAGTTTAGGAAGCCCGATTTTAGGTGATCAACTCTATGCCGGCTCGCAAGCGGATCGGATTTACTTACATGCTTATCAATTAAAATTTGATTATCAAGGCGAATCTTTTTGTATCCAAAGCCCACCGACAAGCGGTCAATTTTGGGTAAAACTTTGCAATGTCGAGCATATAGAAAATATTTAA
- a CDS encoding hemolysin family protein — protein MSLFEASLIILLLIITSAVISSAEISLAGARKLKLQSMINEGDLRAEKVLKLQEQPGRFITVVQIGLNMVAILGGVVGESAINPYFSELLAKYTQAEWVDSAASWIAFIIVTSAFVLFADLMPKRLAMTYPEKIAVRTIGIMMFCIALFKPLVLFFDWIANTLFKLFHVSTVRQDNMTSEDIVAVVDAGAKAGILKAQEHYLIENVFEMQERRVTSTMTTREHIVFLNRTDNREKVLETLGEDPYSKVLICDDGLDKILGYIETHDLLTQYLKNDNVSLTDAKLLKKSLFIPDTLSLYEVLELFKSAGEDFAVIVNEYALVVGILTLNDVMSIVMGELVSTEEEQIVRRDEDSWLIDGATPLEDVMKALEIESFPNAENYETIGGFMMYMLRKIPKKTDFVLYDQYKFEIIDTENFKIDQLMVSFRKDIAN, from the coding sequence ATGAGCTTATTTGAAGCAAGTTTAATTATCTTATTACTGATTATTACCAGTGCGGTTATCTCTTCGGCAGAAATCTCACTCGCCGGTGCAAGAAAGCTGAAACTACAGTCAATGATCAATGAAGGTGATCTTCGTGCCGAAAAAGTCTTAAAACTTCAAGAACAACCGGGACGTTTTATTACCGTGGTACAAATCGGCTTAAATATGGTGGCGATCCTTGGTGGTGTAGTCGGTGAAAGTGCAATCAACCCCTACTTCAGTGAATTACTTGCAAAATATACGCAAGCGGAATGGGTTGATAGTGCCGCCTCTTGGATTGCGTTTATCATTGTTACCTCGGCGTTTGTGCTTTTTGCAGATTTAATGCCGAAACGTTTGGCAATGACATATCCGGAAAAAATTGCGGTGCGCACCATAGGTATTATGATGTTTTGTATCGCATTATTTAAACCGCTTGTGCTTTTTTTCGATTGGATTGCCAACACATTATTTAAATTATTTCACGTTTCTACCGTACGCCAAGACAATATGACTTCCGAAGATATTGTTGCGGTGGTTGATGCGGGAGCTAAAGCCGGTATTTTAAAAGCACAAGAGCATTACTTAATCGAAAATGTGTTTGAAATGCAGGAACGTCGTGTAACTTCTACTATGACTACACGCGAGCATATCGTATTTTTAAATCGCACCGATAATCGAGAAAAGGTGTTGGAAACACTGGGCGAAGATCCCTATTCCAAAGTGCTGATCTGTGATGACGGATTAGATAAAATTTTAGGTTATATCGAAACGCACGATCTACTTACCCAATACCTCAAAAACGATAACGTGTCGCTAACGGATGCCAAATTACTGAAAAAATCGCTTTTCATTCCGGATACGTTATCACTTTACGAAGTATTGGAGCTATTTAAATCCGCCGGTGAAGATTTTGCCGTTATCGTAAACGAATACGCATTAGTGGTGGGGATTCTCACTCTCAATGATGTAATGAGTATCGTGATGGGTGAATTGGTTTCAACCGAAGAAGAACAAATTGTCCGCCGAGATGAAGATTCGTGGTTAATTGACGGTGCTACGCCGCTCGAAGACGTGATGAAAGCATTAGAAATCGAAAGTTTCCCAAATGCGGAAAACTATGAAACTATCGGCGGTTTTATGATGTATATGCTACGTAAAATTCCAAAGAAAACCGATTTCGTTCTTTATGATCAATATAAATTCGAAATTATTGATACCGAGAATTTTAAAATCGACCAATTAATGGTGTCTTTCCGTAAAGATATCGCAAACTAG